Proteins from one Cicer arietinum cultivar CDC Frontier isolate Library 1 chromosome 3, Cicar.CDCFrontier_v2.0, whole genome shotgun sequence genomic window:
- the LOC101504235 gene encoding thioredoxin H-type, producing the protein MGNCLAKHQDKDNDSDQHVEFAAGNVVLITTKESWDQKLEEARKDDKIVIANFSAVWCGPCKIIAPYYCELSEKYTSMMFLLVDVDELTDFSTSWDIKATPTFFFLKDGQQLDKLVGANKPELEKKVVAIADSVPQNNKQ; encoded by the exons ATGGGGAACTGCTTGGCTAAG CATCAGGATAAGGATAATGATTCTGATCAACATGTGGAGTTTGCTGCTGGGAATGTGGTACTTATTACCACAAAAGAATCTTGGGACCAAAAGTTGGAAGAAGCAAGGAAGGATGACAAAATT GTGATTGCAAATTTCAGCGCAGTGTGGTGTGGTCCTTGCAAGATAATTGCGCCATATTACTGCGAGTTGTCTGAGAAATACACATCTATGATGTTCTTATTAGTTGATGTGGATGAACTAACT GACTTTAGCACTTCATGGGACATCAAAGCCACACCAACTTTCTTCTTTCTTAAAGATGGACAACAACTTGACAAACTTGTAGGAGCCAACAAGCCAGAGCTTGAGAAGAAGGTTGTTGCCATTGCTGATTCAGTTCCTCAGAATAATAAGCAGTGA